In Limnobaculum parvum, one DNA window encodes the following:
- the tssB gene encoding type VI secretion system contractile sheath small subunit: MADSFQNEVPAARVNIKLDLHTGGAQKKVELPLKLLVMGDYSHGQENRPIAEREKISINKNNFNAVLADLNPTAKLTIKNTLAGDDSETNVSLSFKDMKDFEPEQVAKQIPALRSLLAMRNLLRDLKSNLLDNATFRQELERILKDEQLSDELRAELAAIGSLPGGSDSQ; this comes from the coding sequence ATGGCTGACAGCTTTCAAAACGAAGTTCCCGCAGCGCGCGTAAATATTAAACTCGATCTTCATACCGGCGGCGCACAGAAAAAAGTTGAATTACCACTGAAACTATTAGTGATGGGCGATTATAGCCACGGTCAGGAAAATCGCCCCATTGCTGAAAGAGAAAAGATCTCCATCAATAAAAATAACTTCAATGCCGTATTAGCGGATTTAAACCCTACAGCTAAACTCACCATCAAAAATACCCTAGCCGGTGATGATTCAGAAACCAACGTATCGTTAAGTTTTAAAGATATGAAAGATTTCGAACCGGAGCAGGTAGCCAAACAAATTCCTGCATTACGTTCACTACTCGCCATGCGTAATCTATTACGCGACCTGAAATCCAACCTGTTAGATAACGCCACTTTCCGTCAGGAACTGGAACGTATTTTAAAAGATGAGCAATTATCGGACGAACTGCGCGCCGAATTAGCAGCAATTGGTTCTTTACCCGGCGGCTCTGATTCTCAGTAA
- a CDS encoding putative zinc ribbon protein translates to MYCPFLHCHLCGETHTGAKQCMRCHTDIYCQAIHPED, encoded by the coding sequence ATGTATTGCCCATTTTTGCATTGCCATTTGTGTGGTGAAACACATACAGGAGCAAAGCAGTGTATGAGGTGTCATACTGATATTTACTGTCAGGCAATTCATCCTGAAGATTAG
- a CDS encoding DUF2441 domain-containing protein, with protein MEKYYTVDSSNGLVPFCKVLLGSYTPDQPEQAIFLNQIHPDGLSKHGYNYLYNPGLSMEESSGESSSLMISLIFELVRRSYFPEKPSRYQSLFACQQLSEVKQFRKLLADERNDDGIRSASIYEVITGETVHFGDMNLLNSECPILELYRRAHLYWSGIPLNDGEEPFWEVLIPLPVLIGQRIPE; from the coding sequence ATGGAAAAGTATTACACGGTTGATTCTTCGAATGGCTTAGTTCCGTTTTGTAAAGTGTTACTAGGTAGCTATACACCAGACCAACCAGAACAAGCCATATTCCTCAATCAAATACATCCAGACGGCCTTTCAAAACATGGTTATAACTATCTCTATAATCCAGGTCTTTCCATGGAGGAATCCTCTGGCGAAAGCAGCTCGCTTATGATTAGTTTAATATTCGAATTGGTTCGTCGCAGCTATTTCCCAGAAAAACCATCTCGTTATCAATCATTGTTTGCTTGCCAGCAACTCAGTGAGGTTAAGCAATTCCGGAAATTATTAGCGGATGAAAGAAACGATGATGGGATAAGATCAGCATCAATATACGAGGTTATTACCGGAGAGACTGTTCATTTTGGCGATATGAACTTGCTGAATAGTGAGTGCCCGATTCTGGAACTTTATCGTCGAGCACATCTTTACTGGTCTGGAATTCCTCTAAATGATGGTGAAGAGCCTTTCTGGGAGGTACTCATTCCGCTTCCTGTATTGATTGGTCAGCGGATACCTGAATAG
- a CDS encoding YagK/YfjJ domain-containing protein, with protein sequence MSALGVTDDRYRSLTYFPENPCYYLNVNASDFDDVYAELIVRVSYLAKVKSKISGDGERNFGCSQS encoded by the coding sequence ATGAGTGCATTAGGCGTTACCGATGACCGGTATCGGTCTTTAACTTACTTTCCAGAGAATCCCTGTTATTACCTGAATGTCAATGCATCCGATTTTGATGATGTATATGCAGAGTTGATAGTTCGGGTGAGTTACCTGGCTAAGGTGAAAAGTAAAATCAGTGGTGATGGTGAGCGTAATTTTGGATGTAGTCAGAGTTGA
- a CDS encoding YagK/YfjJ domain-containing protein, with the protein MSIVNPNYQMNPFLLAQLHNHANALQARYSKLLAFRMDFSYLKDSPLFLQRTNDYSLCDMWRLAEMAMEFNDVIGYAWVMEYTSQHGIHFHAVFYLNGHRHQNYFPTAQGITHHWQDITRNQGVVYDCSRNTAGYSRQGQGRLNYTNRESSEALLYAISYLAKEDQKQGVYCYQVSWIGPHSGRGRPRKQ; encoded by the coding sequence ATGTCAATCGTTAACCCTAATTATCAGATGAACCCTTTCCTGTTAGCCCAACTTCACAATCATGCTAATGCATTACAAGCACGTTATTCAAAGTTGCTGGCTTTTCGTATGGATTTTTCCTATCTCAAGGACAGTCCGCTCTTTTTGCAGCGTACTAATGATTATTCCCTGTGTGATATGTGGCGTCTCGCAGAGATGGCGATGGAATTCAATGACGTTATTGGCTATGCCTGGGTAATGGAATACACCTCTCAACACGGGATACATTTTCATGCAGTCTTTTATCTGAACGGACATCGACACCAAAACTACTTCCCAACAGCGCAGGGTATAACCCATCACTGGCAAGACATTACACGGAACCAAGGGGTTGTATACGACTGTAGTCGCAACACGGCTGGATATTCACGGCAAGGCCAGGGGCGATTGAATTATACCAACAGAGAATCTTCTGAGGCGTTATTATACGCTATCAGTTACTTAGCTAAAGAAGACCAAAAGCAAGGAGTCTATTGTTATCAGGTCAGTTGGATTGGGCCCCACAGTGGGCGCGGTAGACCGCGAAAACAGTAA
- a CDS encoding helix-turn-helix transcriptional regulator: MNNLPIELMDDQLVDMAFITRFTGLTDKWFYKLIQLGQFPKQIKLGRSSRWLKSEVEAWLQQRIKESRGEVITE; the protein is encoded by the coding sequence ATGAATAACTTACCAATTGAATTAATGGATGACCAATTAGTTGATATGGCTTTTATTACGCGATTCACAGGTCTAACAGATAAATGGTTTTATAAACTAATACAACTAGGCCAGTTCCCTAAACAAATTAAACTGGGTCGTTCTTCTCGCTGGTTAAAAAGTGAAGTAGAAGCTTGGTTACAACAACGTATTAAAGAGTCAAGAGGTGAAGTTATTACTGAATAG
- a CDS encoding DUF932 domain-containing protein, whose amino-acid sequence MTRLTSRFGNTNNIRRDYPLTNDELARYVPSIFSEEKHHSRSDRYTYIPTITLLDKLRHEGFHPFFACQTRVRDLDKRDHTKHMLRLRREGQIAGKEVPEIILLNSHDGSSSYQMIPGLFRFVCSNGLVCGDSFGEVRVPHKGDVVGQVIEGAYEVLGIFDKVTEQRETMLGTTLSLPAQQAFAHAALTYRFGEEHQPITENQLLIPRRWEDKKDDLWSTYQRVQENLLKGGIRGIAANGKRTHTRAVKSIDGDIKLNKALWVLAEEMLRLA is encoded by the coding sequence ATGACGCGTCTTACTTCCCGTTTTGGCAATACAAATAATATTCGCCGTGATTATCCATTAACCAACGACGAATTAGCCCGTTATGTCCCCAGCATCTTCTCTGAAGAAAAGCACCATTCCCGTAGTGATCGTTATACTTATATCCCAACGATTACCCTGCTGGATAAACTTCGTCACGAAGGGTTTCATCCCTTCTTTGCCTGTCAGACCCGTGTCCGAGATCTGGATAAGCGTGACCATACCAAACACATGTTACGCCTGCGCAGAGAAGGACAAATTGCCGGAAAAGAAGTTCCGGAAATCATCTTACTGAACAGCCATGATGGTTCCAGCAGTTACCAGATGATACCAGGCCTGTTTCGCTTTGTTTGCAGTAATGGACTGGTCTGTGGTGACAGCTTTGGTGAGGTTCGGGTTCCCCATAAAGGTGATGTGGTTGGTCAGGTTATTGAAGGGGCTTATGAAGTATTAGGGATTTTCGATAAGGTGACTGAACAACGCGAAACCATGTTAGGTACAACATTATCCCTGCCTGCTCAACAAGCCTTCGCCCACGCAGCACTAACTTATCGTTTTGGTGAAGAGCACCAGCCCATTACTGAAAATCAGTTACTCATACCCAGACGTTGGGAAGATAAGAAAGACGATCTCTGGTCAACCTACCAACGAGTGCAAGAAAACCTGTTAAAAGGTGGTATCCGAGGTATCGCCGCTAATGGTAAGCGCACGCACACCCGTGCGGTAAAAAGTATTGATGGAGATATCAAACTAAATAAGGCGCTCTGGGTGTTAGCTGAGGAGATGCTACGACTCGCTTAA
- a CDS encoding EcsC family protein, which produces MNDNTFTLSHIQNALDWAYDKALNGIAGLDSARELADSYLSESDNLLDNVNALIRWQNAKAGASGFLTGLGGMITLPVAIPANITSIIFIQVRMAAAIAYMGGHDPRDEKVKTFIYLCLCGNVAKDILKGIGIKITGTVLNKLSAEMVNSISRSVSTRLLSQLGQRSSVNLVKFIPFAGGLVGGLFDSVSTNIVGNIARDIFIQSETNLMLIQNK; this is translated from the coding sequence ATGAATGACAATACATTCACGCTGTCCCATATCCAAAATGCATTGGACTGGGCCTATGACAAAGCCTTAAACGGTATAGCCGGTTTAGATTCAGCTCGGGAACTGGCTGATTCCTATTTATCAGAAAGTGATAATCTGCTCGACAATGTTAACGCACTTATTCGCTGGCAAAATGCCAAAGCAGGAGCCAGCGGTTTTCTGACAGGTTTAGGTGGGATGATAACGCTACCTGTCGCTATTCCAGCCAACATCACCAGCATTATATTTATTCAAGTCAGAATGGCCGCAGCCATTGCGTATATGGGAGGACACGATCCCAGAGACGAGAAAGTCAAAACGTTCATTTACTTATGTCTGTGTGGAAATGTCGCTAAAGACATACTGAAAGGAATTGGTATTAAGATAACCGGGACCGTTTTGAACAAACTTTCCGCAGAAATGGTTAATAGTATCAGCCGGTCAGTTAGTACCCGCTTATTATCTCAACTGGGGCAACGAAGCAGTGTGAATTTGGTTAAATTTATTCCCTTTGCAGGAGGCTTGGTTGGCGGTCTGTTTGACAGTGTTTCTACCAATATCGTCGGTAATATAGCCAGGGATATCTTTATTCAATCAGAGACAAATCTCATGCTAATTCAAAATAAATGA
- the radC gene encoding RadC family protein, translating into MQDKVREKRIINMALQLLEKQIKVRPYSFTSSTQTRDYLRLQLERLEKEVFMVLYLDNQHRLISSDITAIGTISEASVYPREIVKESLTFNAAAVILAHNHPSGVAEPSQADRALTNKLKEILSLVEIKLLDHFVVGHGELVSFAERGWL; encoded by the coding sequence ATGCAAGATAAAGTACGCGAAAAACGCATCATCAATATGGCATTACAACTATTAGAAAAGCAGATAAAAGTCAGGCCTTACTCTTTTACTTCATCAACCCAGACCAGAGACTACCTGCGCTTACAGTTGGAACGATTAGAAAAAGAAGTATTTATGGTTTTATACCTGGATAATCAGCATCGTCTTATTTCCAGTGATATAACAGCCATCGGTACCATTAGTGAAGCATCAGTGTATCCCAGAGAAATTGTTAAAGAATCGCTCACGTTCAATGCCGCTGCCGTTATCCTTGCACATAATCATCCCTCAGGGGTTGCAGAGCCTAGTCAGGCAGATCGTGCACTTACTAACAAACTGAAAGAGATTTTATCGCTGGTCGAAATAAAATTATTAGACCATTTTGTCGTTGGCCATGGAGAACTGGTATCGTTTGCCGAACGGGGCTGGTTATAG
- a CDS encoding molecular chaperone HscC yields MTENFSPIIGIDLGTSNSAVAWFADGEAKLITGAKEERLTPSVIGIDDDGNLLVGASAKARLVSHPNLSVASFKRYMGTEKTFTLGDRKFRAEELSALVLRKLKADAEVTLGCSVTRAVITVPAYFNDSQRKAVKIAGQLAGLEVERLLNEPTAAALAYGLADNSEQKFLVFDLGGGTFDVSIVDMFEGVIEVRASSGDAWLGGDDFTDTIRRWMITYYPALSSDNPELAAELTFFAEKLKYQLSTEDISRVQLTHDGLEYHWELTSETFSECCSGLLSNLKKPVVQALQDAQFEVNKLDHVILVGGATRMPIVRQLVTRMFGRFPRNELNPDEVVALGAGIQAGLIAEAKALDDIVLTDVMPYSLGIETARRNNGKIEDGYFTPLIERNAFVPVSVMKTFSTLHDYQRQIDIVAYQGEARRVSDNLLLDSMTIAVPSRKAGEAGVDVRFTYTLDGILEVECNITGESTTSTMIVEKTPGTLSQEEIAERLKQLDGLKQHPRDVPANRQLLAEAAKRYEQTLGERRQVIDHYINQLEQALDRQDLRIITIARNELRQVLDQFNDGM; encoded by the coding sequence ATGACAGAAAACTTTTCCCCCATTATTGGGATCGATTTGGGAACGTCTAACAGCGCTGTGGCGTGGTTTGCTGATGGAGAGGCTAAACTGATAACCGGAGCAAAAGAAGAACGATTAACACCATCAGTGATTGGTATTGACGATGATGGAAACTTATTAGTTGGTGCATCGGCAAAGGCTCGATTGGTGAGTCATCCGAATCTTTCAGTTGCAAGTTTCAAGCGTTATATGGGGACCGAAAAAACGTTTACTCTTGGTGACCGTAAGTTTCGTGCTGAAGAATTATCAGCATTGGTGCTACGTAAACTAAAAGCTGATGCTGAAGTAACCTTGGGCTGTTCAGTAACACGAGCTGTGATTACTGTACCCGCTTATTTTAATGACTCACAACGTAAGGCGGTGAAAATTGCCGGGCAACTGGCTGGCTTAGAAGTCGAAAGGCTACTGAATGAACCAACAGCAGCCGCGTTAGCCTATGGTCTCGCAGATAATTCCGAGCAAAAATTCCTTGTCTTTGATTTGGGGGGAGGAACCTTCGATGTATCTATTGTTGATATGTTCGAAGGGGTTATTGAAGTACGCGCCAGTAGTGGTGATGCATGGCTGGGAGGGGATGACTTTACTGATACTATTCGCCGATGGATGATTACCTACTACCCGGCTCTTTCAAGTGACAATCCTGAACTGGCTGCTGAATTGACATTTTTTGCCGAGAAGTTGAAATATCAGTTAAGTACAGAGGATATTAGTCGCGTACAACTTACCCATGATGGACTAGAGTACCACTGGGAACTTACCAGCGAGACTTTCAGTGAATGTTGCAGTGGGCTGCTTTCCAATTTAAAGAAACCGGTGGTTCAGGCACTTCAAGATGCACAATTCGAGGTCAATAAACTGGATCATGTGATCTTGGTAGGTGGTGCAACACGAATGCCCATTGTACGCCAATTAGTCACACGCATGTTTGGTCGATTTCCTCGCAATGAGCTTAATCCTGATGAAGTTGTCGCATTGGGGGCTGGTATACAGGCCGGACTGATTGCTGAAGCGAAGGCTCTAGACGATATCGTGTTAACTGACGTAATGCCTTATTCCCTTGGTATCGAAACAGCTCGTCGTAACAATGGTAAAATAGAAGATGGCTATTTCACGCCACTAATTGAACGTAACGCATTCGTACCAGTGAGTGTGATGAAAACGTTTAGTACACTCCATGACTACCAGCGTCAAATCGATATCGTAGCTTATCAAGGTGAAGCTCGTCGCGTAAGCGACAACCTATTGCTTGACAGTATGACGATAGCCGTACCATCACGCAAAGCCGGTGAGGCTGGCGTGGATGTCCGTTTTACCTACACGCTGGACGGTATCCTCGAAGTAGAATGCAACATCACAGGGGAATCGACAACATCAACCATGATAGTGGAAAAAACACCAGGAACATTAAGCCAAGAAGAAATAGCTGAACGTTTGAAACAACTTGATGGTTTGAAGCAACATCCACGGGACGTACCCGCTAACCGACAATTGCTTGCCGAAGCAGCAAAACGTTACGAACAAACGTTAGGCGAACGCCGCCAAGTTATAGATCACTATATTAACCAATTAGAACAGGCTTTGGATCGTCAAGATCTGCGGATTATTACGATAGCGCGAAATGAGCTCCGCCAAGTACTGGATCAGTTTAACGATGGAATGTAA
- a CDS encoding J domain-containing protein — protein MATIWDVLGIKPTTDENEIRRAYARELKLRRPDKDPQGFQQLREAFDHAKHYAKGIVIQKTIPATDVSFDVQPATSIMDYVNNLMEEPSSDSEAKWQRKELKVQATEIAKSLVKNELAGLRHLHHYLDHEMPDALEARGIFSMELAEALGNQPWLDRSVVREVSAVMNWGVDNYRSSQLPPWLLNALEEQIAITDQENHWQYLARHYNSNSSYLEQLKWRLLTEKGVALPWWTRFIPDFVPGLNRQVTELRKQFPELIARLNPKLLEMFSRSTFGLSWTMLIAVSFWGYTAWLPGHESPKMAIQSVIMLVVVSSYLWVYPALDRKCPPESKSHKVLQSIVWLVSIAIIFLALYNTWRGAGFLIGNDRIFFLLFLMIPIGWFLWSRRKQWRTLPIGIVVTIIEFPALFIRKLPPVINLLGLLFLPMIYGILIQMIYFMK, from the coding sequence ATGGCGACGATATGGGATGTACTCGGTATTAAGCCTACTACTGATGAAAATGAAATTCGTCGCGCTTACGCCCGAGAATTAAAGCTGCGACGACCAGATAAAGATCCACAAGGTTTTCAACAGCTACGCGAAGCATTTGATCATGCAAAACATTATGCCAAGGGAATCGTGATACAAAAAACCATTCCGGCTACGGATGTTTCATTTGATGTACAACCTGCAACGTCAATAATGGACTATGTCAATAATCTGATGGAGGAACCCTCCTCAGATTCTGAAGCAAAATGGCAACGCAAAGAGTTGAAGGTACAGGCAACCGAAATAGCTAAGTCACTGGTCAAAAATGAGCTAGCCGGGCTTAGGCATTTACACCACTATCTCGATCATGAAATGCCTGACGCCTTAGAGGCTCGGGGTATCTTTAGTATGGAGTTAGCGGAAGCCTTAGGAAATCAACCTTGGTTAGATCGTAGTGTCGTACGTGAAGTCTCTGCTGTGATGAACTGGGGTGTGGACAACTATCGTTCTTCACAACTTCCTCCTTGGTTGCTAAATGCTTTAGAAGAACAAATTGCTATCACGGATCAGGAAAATCACTGGCAATATCTGGCTCGCCATTACAATAGTAATAGTAGCTATTTAGAACAATTGAAATGGCGATTGCTCACGGAAAAAGGAGTCGCACTTCCTTGGTGGACACGGTTTATCCCTGATTTTGTTCCTGGACTTAACAGGCAGGTAACCGAACTTCGAAAACAATTTCCAGAACTTATTGCTCGTCTTAACCCTAAGCTGCTAGAAATGTTCTCCCGATCTACATTTGGACTGAGTTGGACAATGCTGATTGCTGTATCGTTCTGGGGTTACACTGCATGGTTACCGGGACATGAATCCCCTAAAATGGCGATACAATCAGTGATAATGCTGGTAGTTGTTAGCAGTTATCTCTGGGTATATCCAGCTCTTGATCGCAAATGCCCTCCTGAAAGCAAATCTCATAAGGTATTACAATCAATAGTCTGGCTAGTTTCTATAGCTATTATTTTCCTAGCTTTATATAACACATGGCGAGGAGCCGGTTTCTTAATAGGGAATGACCGTATATTCTTCTTGTTATTTTTAATGATACCAATAGGCTGGTTTTTATGGAGCCGCCGTAAACAATGGCGCACTTTACCCATTGGCATTGTGGTCACTATCATAGAGTTTCCTGCGCTATTTATTCGTAAATTACCACCTGTGATTAACTTGTTGGGACTGCTGTTTCTGCCGATGATATATGGCATCCTTATTCAGATGATTTACTTCATGAAATGA